Proteins from one Doryrhamphus excisus isolate RoL2022-K1 chromosome 19, RoL_Dexc_1.0, whole genome shotgun sequence genomic window:
- the syndig1l gene encoding synapse differentiation-inducing gene protein 1-like, with the protein MENLSELQNPLLDKNSKHMVNGYGGDFPNNQYQENIINYFAGGGGESGGGGGGGGGGGGGGGGKASNVVSGGGYSSNAKIKSQQLLDATSLHLAVEAFYRPNFILYKEDNGSIKAKEYKSECCETTFTEKKAKEASNTVGGDGTGPEDPQAKMMEDGEHVKIQTVSYEVEEEEYVEYETDCSSDSESEDNFIVVPPRDHLGLAIFSMLCCFWPLGIAAFYFSQGTTKAVHKGDFPLANIASRRALFLAALSITIGTGVYVGVVVALIAYLSKPGHI; encoded by the exons ATGGAGAATCTCAGCGAGCTCCAGAACCCTTTGTTGGACAAAAATAGCAAGCACATGGTCAACGGTTATGGAGGAGACTTCCCTAACAACCAGTACCAGGaaaacattattaattattttgccGGAGGTGGTGGCgagagcggcggcggcggcggcggcggtggtggcggcggcggtggcggtggaGGCAAGGCGAGCAATGTCGTGAGCGGAGGTGGTTACAGTAGCAATGCCAAGATCAAGTCGCAGCAGCTCTTGGACGCCACCTCGCTGCATTTGGCCGTGGAGGCCTTCTACAGACCCAACTTCATCCTGTACAAGGAGGACAATGGCAGCATCAAGGCCAAGGAATACAAAAGCGAGTGCTGCGAGACCACCTTCACGGAGAAGAAGGCCAAGGAGGCGTCCAACACGGTCGGAGGGGATGGCACCGGCCCCGAGGACCCGCAGGCCAAGATGATGGAGGACGGCGAGCATGTCAAGATCCAGACTGTTTCATAcgaggtggaggaggaagaaTACGTGGAGTATGAG ACGGACTGCTCCAGCGACAGCGAGAGCGAGGATAATTTTATTGTGGTGCCTCCGCGGGACCACCTTGGCTTGGCCATCTTCTCCATGCTGTGCTGCTTCTGGCCTCTGGGAATTGCAGCGTTTTACTTCTCGCAAGGG ACCACCAAGGCGGTGCACAAAGGCGACTTCCCGTTGGCCAACATCGCCTCCCGACGCGCTCTCTTCCTGGCCGCTCTGTCCATCACCATCGGCACTGGCGTCTACgtgggggtggtggtggcgCTCATCGCCTACCTTTCAAAACCGGGACACATATAG